DNA from Kwoniella newhampshirensis strain CBS 13917 chromosome 14, whole genome shotgun sequence:
GGTTCAAGGCTCTCACTGCAAGTCAGAAAAGCCTCTTATACAGCACTGGACGGGAGCAAGTCAACGCTACTCGAATCACCATGAGTGATGATCTGCATCCCGACCTCGAATACTTCTACGATTCGCTCGACACCGGAGATCAtgacgatggtgatgagTGGGAGGACGATCCCGATGATGGAGAGTTCTATATCGACGCAGACGACAtcatgatcgacgaggatgaggacgatgatctggacgaggattatgatgacgacgatgacgaagacgaatcAGATGAAGATATGGCAGGAGTCACCTTTCTGAacgacaccgacaccaGAGCAACCCGGAGCGGTGGCAATCGGCAgggtcaagaagaggaggaggaagatggtggtCAGACATTCCTCGAAATTGCCCAGTTGATCAATGATTCATCGGCAAGTGTGGAAGCTCGAACGTCACTGCTTGCCAGAATCCTTTCTGGTAGAGCCCCAGTGACgagcggaggaggaggttcCGCCTTGCTTCGAAGTCTAGCCGGCAGAGGCGTAAGCGACGAAGATAGAGCTCGAGAACAAGCGGCGAGACGACGAAacgagagatggtggaaACCTCAAACGGAACCAGATCCAAAAGGATTGGAACTTCTGAGATCAGGGGAGTTTGGAAGGGTTGGCGAGTGGAGAGCACCCGGTAAAGCtgggaggatgagaccAAGAGCCCGAGATCCTCGCTGTAGAGGTTGGAACGGTTCTGCTGCAAAGGTGGGTCGTATGTTCTTCTGTTCCAGTATCCAAAGCTCAAAGGTGCTTTCTCCACCCTGACAGCCGGTCCAAGCAACCATTCCAAACACGGCAGGAACAGTCGTTGCTACCTATCCCTCTATTCCATACGTCGGACAATTTGCCAAGGAAGATTATTCCATCTTCTGTGAGTATCAGCCTTGACGCAGAAGACCAGCCCTGACTTAAccgtctctttctctcacTGATACCGCACATCGGATCAATCGGGATTATCCGATAGACACCGCCACCCAATTCTATACCCTTCATCTATACGACACGTCTCGAAGTCGGAAGCCACAGACGAGACGGCGATCTCGTGCCGCGAGTCAACCTGtaccttctcctgctccaaTTGCTGGAAATGCGGGtccggaagaagaagagaacgaggaagactacgaggacgaagatgaagatgatgatgatgcgtGGGGTGGATGGTCCAACacaagaagagggatggtTGATGACCAGACCAGTCTCAAAAAAATTAAGACTGTCCAAGGGATTGAAGGCAGCTGGACTGTTACCGATTGCGACGCGGacaagaagggagaaaagTAATTCTGCTCATCGGAGCTGCTCTTTTCAGGCGGGATAAAATACTGACATCACTATAGGATGATATACTCGTCGATTACTCCGTCGGTTCATATGCTGTACACTAATGAGTTCGATCAAGAGCATGTCGAGCTCAACTTCTCCGGGAGCAGAAGATCAGAGAGCATGTGGGGCTACGACAGATTCGGAGTGAGCTTTCATTCCGCGTTCTTGCTCTCAATTATCAGAAAGCTGACCGATTTCCTTTTTTTGCGAAGATTTGGAGTATTCGATTCTCGGCAGATGGAAAGGAGGTAGTAGCAGGAGCTGGAAGCGGAAAGATCATGGTCTATGATATCGAGGCTGAACGTCGATCGTTGAGCGTGTCTGGGCATGCCGATGACGGTTTGTCAAAACCTTCCTTCAGATCATCTATGCCGCTGACTTATCCGTCAGTCAATGCCGTCTGCTTTGCTGACGAatcatcgaccaacatccTCGTATCTGGATCTGACGATGGATACGTCAAAGTATGGGATCGACGATCGCTGTCTTCATCCACCCCGTCTGGTATCCTCGTCGGGGCAACAGAAGGTATCACGTATACTTCTCCCAAAGGCGATGGGAGATACATCGTTGTGAACTCGAAAGACCAAGCTGCGAGACTATACGATTTgagaaagatgaaaagTCATTCGGAATTCGACATGGAGCCAGATGCTGTAGCAAAATATGGGCAGTCGAGCTTCGATTGTGAGTCTTACGTTTGTGGTCGAGACTGGCCTCATCCTGACTTACGACATGTGTAGATCGACATATGAGGTATCCACCACCCAAGAGACTGGCGCATCCAAAAGACTGCTCGGTGATGACATACCGGGGTCACTCGGTTTTGCGAACTCTGATCAGGTGTCATTTTAGCCCGAGAGAATCGACTGGACAAAGCTATATCTACTccggaaggtgagtcgttctCAGGATGATACCGAGACCATACTAACCACCTACTTGTCTTGCAGTGCGGATGGACTGATTCATATTTGGAGTCTagatggacaaggtgagttcccTATTGGCATTTTTAAAGCCTAGAAGCTGACGATTATATTCCCTGTAGTCGTGCAAGGTAAATCATCAGGCGACACGTTGGCGCGGACGTTGCGAGAGACATGCTGACACATTTTTCAGTCCTGAATCGAGCCGAATCGGAACCTCTTCAAACAGCCACAGGAGAGTACTCGGACCCATCCGCTCCATCTCGACGCAGTCAAAATCCGCGCTACAGTGTTCAGCCATACGAGTCTTACGGTATGGGTTACACAGTTCGTGATGTTGCATGGCACGGTTACGAGCCCACTCTCATGTCCACGTGCTGGGAAGTGGACGGAGGATATAGGCGAGGGGGCACTGTCGCGAAACATGAATGGAAAGGATTGGGTAAAGGTGGTATGGGCAAGTTGGAAGAttgggtggagaagaagaagcaggaagCGCTGGCTCAGGGTGCAGTCGATGTTTAGTTGGTGTCAGGAGGCATATCAAGCTACGTTATACCAATTGGGGTATTGTAAGTACAGTAGTTAGTTGTAGAGATACCCTTAGAGATGTATCGATTACCATCCTTCGTTTCTTGAGTTTCAATTGCATGATATGGTACCTCTGGTCGTGACCAATCTAGCATAATTCCAAGGTTACACTGTTCATAAACATATTGCTGCTGGGCTATAAATCACGAGTGCAACCTTTGCTCAGTGAGATAAGTCAATCGTATATTCTCATAATTGCCCGTCGGATCCTCATGAGGTGAATGCGAAATGACCCATAGTTCCTTCCcgttcccattcccattcccagTTTCCTCCTCTGTGAGGGGTGACATGACACCTATGAGATGAGAATGGTCAAGTGGGGTGATCCCCACATGTATTGCGGAACGTATCGTCATGTTGAGCGGTGATGGGATTCTGACAGGCGTTACGGGCGGTTTGGAAGGGGTAGTAGGTGTCCAGAGATGATagagagatgaaggatgaggtgggtCCGGGTGTGACACGAGGAGGTTGATCGCTTCCCCGTTCTTGGAGAACTGATGAGAAGCAAGCAAGCATGAATGGTCAGACATGGCTCTGCTGTGAACAAAGAAGCTGAACTTGACCTTACAAGGACAGAGGAAGGGCTCATATTCCAATTTTTGATCTGCACTTCCCacttctcatcatcaccgttcatcatccacaatTTCTtctgtcctccttctctctgtTCCAGCCATGCGATCATACCTTCTGGTCCAAAggcaggagaagatgcgATCGCATCCGTGTGATCACTGATCAATCTGAGAGGACCGTCAAGACCATCTTGGAGGTCGAGCGTGTACAGCTGATAGTGGATatacagtacgagtacttTTCGTCAGACATCAAGGCGAATATACTGCTTCAACGGTCTCATCACACTATCGAATGACGGTTCAGTCCCACTCACTGCGTTATGACTTGACACTCCAGCTTTCTCGAGCTGACCATGCTCCGTGAGCGCGATCCGAGTTCCCGATGCAAcgacctcgtcgatgatcttcaAGAGCCGTTTAGGTCAGTGCGACAGCATTAAAAGAAGTTGAAAACGTAGTACTGTGTGACCCACCATACCACTCTTCTCGAGAGGTCTTCCGACCCGATCCTTCACTTTCCATTCCCCAGCTTTCACATCCACTACCTCCAACAGCAGAAGtccaccatcttcgccaGGGGTCATCACACTGAGGATGCCGACCTCCGAGGAGAACACTAGCTTTATCGGGTCATTCTTCAATCTCAGAGTAGTCATCACTTTTTCGTTCGAGATTGAGGGTGGGAAAGCAGGTGGAGCAGTGGTGTAGTTCAAGATCCGTGAACTCAATTTCCAGACTTGCCCTTCGTTGTCTTCAGAAGCAGTGAGACCATCCGACGTTTGGTGGGCTGAAGGTGAGAGAGTGATCAAGGTCGTATCGGACAAAAAGGTGTAGAGGGCATTAGATGGTGTTGGACCTTGATGAACGGATGAAATAGTGAACTGAGCATTGATAGCAAGCAAATGAAGATCGTACGTCGTTCTGTCACATCCCCAATTGTCTAGTTCAGCTCTTCACATAACGGACCGTCTGATCTGTCCCGTGACCGTGTAGTCTCGCTTACGGGGCAAACGTTTCACTCACAAGGCTGTCTCGGGATCGGTCGTTGATACTCGTATGACGGCAGCATCGCCAATCGGATTCAAAGCCCATGTATCGATGGTTGGTATTGACCAcctcttgtcttcttcggcaACGTCAAGTGGATTTGACTTTTGTATTTTGACACCGCTTCCGAACAGATCGCCGCCGTCAATCGACAGATGGGCCTGGGATCCCGTGGGAGCAGATTCTACGAGGATGAAAGCTCCGAAGAGCGCTGCGACGAGACGGACAAGCatggaggtggacgatgagacgACTTTGAGGGTATAGAAGCATCAAACCTCGCGAATCAACAACGCGTGGATGCTCAATAAAGGTATCGATCTGTAAATTACATTGGACTGAATGAACGTCAAGGGGTCCGGACCTGTTGTTTGGTTCTTCGGAGCTGACATTGCGAGCTTTTTGGCCAGTCTTTGACTTCTTTTGGCAATTCGCATTTCAGTATGCTGTTCGGCCAGACACCACAGATCTGCGAAATGTGATGGCGTTGAGAGCTTCGCGGGAGAACCTGTCCGAAGATACTTCAGGTGCGGAAAGAGCAAAGAGACCATGATTGGAAGACCACTATCCCGGAACTGCTACTTTTATTTACGTAAATCAGTTGATTACGCCTTGCTTGCCGTTGTAACGCTTGTGGACGTATACGCAGCGACCGATGCGCGCCCAAAGAATAAGTAAGAGAAGACGTCCCAAATGGCTTTCATACAACCTCTTCCGTTCACGCCCATTCTCTGCCGCCTCCGAGGGTAATGACTGATCCATCTACATAACTTCCCGCTTTACTGGCCAACCAAATAGCAGTCCCCGCagcatcctcttcctccccaccTCTCTTCACCGGAACGAGATCTTTCGCTCTTGCCAACATGCTCTTTGGGTTATTCGGATCCTGCATCTGACTTGGGAAATATCCGGGAGAGATGGCGTTGACTCTTATACCTAGTTCTCTGAATTTGCTAGCCATAAGTCGAGTGAGATGGTTGACGGCCGCTTTGGAAGTTTGATAAGCCGGTTGATGGGTGTTGGGATCTGACATGATCGATCCGATGGATGAGACGTTGATGATCCTTCCTCCGGTGGGTGATGCCGccagaagatgaagtaCAGAGACagaaaggaagaatggCGCTTCGACATTGGTGCTGAATGTCTGAGACCATGTAGACGCGGGAGAGCTGAGGAGTGCCGATTGAAGTTCGGCGAGAGGAGTGAGATGGGTACAGGGTGGATCGGGGATGACGATACCAGCGCAATTGATCAAGACGTCAAGCTTATTGAGCGATGACGCGAGAGCTGTCACATCGgctcgagaagagatgTCAGCGACGTGGCTGCgtcagaggagaagacaagagGGTGCCAGGACAACATGCTGATCAGCCATGCTTTCTGATAGAGTGTCTACTGTTTGATAACAGAAgcttccactcacatgagAATTTGCGCTTCAGCAGTCAGCTGCAGTAGTGTCTCTTTCGCCTCTTCCAACTTTGCCTGTCTCCGACCGATGATGTGAACATTTGCTCCATTCGCCGCGAAACCTTTAGCCATGTACAGGCCTATTCTGAAACCACCGTCAGCAACCACACTGCGTCGTAGTGCGATGTGCCATGTGAAAGCTATACACCAACAAAGGTATGTCGTTCTGTGTTATTAACTCACCCAGTTCCCGCTCCGGTGATAGCTACATCGAGCCCTTTGACGGAAAACAGGCCATTTAACGTGAAGTCCTTCGAGGTCATCGTCTCGTGTTTCTGGATCCTTGTCGCTAAAGCATTTGTTCTTTAGCCTTGGCAAAAAAAAAAGTGGGAAACCATCTGCCTGTGACCACTGACTATTGCAGATCGAGCGAAGTAACGATGAATGAGAGGAGTGGATAAACAGTCGCTGAACGTCCGGAGCCGGATCGGAGCCCAGTTATCGCGTaagatctcatcatcggaTCTCCGAAGATAAGAATCCCGGAACATTCTTCACATTCGGATCCGCTCATGCTCATGTCCATTTGCGTGCTGTCGGAGCTGTCAGCATCAAAATATACGTGATTGACATGGCCATCCTGCGCCATCATGCAGCTCGGAGTGAAACGTGATGGTGTCATACTTTGCAGGTCTTCGGACTGAAAGAGACATGGTGTGTCATTTCGGGCTCCAATCCATTCGGGTCAAGCTGGGTGAAAACGATCTACAATATTTTTCATCGAAACGGGAATTGCGGTGTGGGGATCTTCAGTGTGTCCAGGTCCGACGCGTCgcccccttcttcctctcataCACTCCCTTGGACGATACAAGGCATCTGTGCTGATTGTTCCCGAATGGAGACGGAGTCCCATCTTGAAGTCCTTGACCTATCTGTTCTCACACATTGTTCTCAGCATCAGTCAAAGTTTACAGCGATCACATCTAGTGTGAGAATCGTGATAGCCTCCACTCGAGGTACACACGCAACCGATGATGACCGACAATGAAAGGACACCGCTTGTCCCCAAGATCGGTGTCAGTGCCGCAGTGACCATCACCAAGTTGGACTTTGCGTTGATACTTCCAGGTAAGCTAATCTTTCCGTTGCTTTGCCTTCCACTTTTTCTCGCGTCCTCATATATACTCGATCCACACTGATGACGCTCTTCCTACACATGCAGCCCTTCTTGGGAACAATTTCCTGGCAGCTTTTGAGAGTACCATTGCCGCATCCACTCAGTCAGCTGTTGGAACATCCTTCAACGCTAGCACAAATGCTGCATGGGTCGCTACGTCATACCTGATCGTCTCGACAGCTGTGCAGCCTGTAAGTCATCGAACGTCAACACGTTGATTGTGCTGCAGACTTGCTTACTCGCTTTCATTCTTGTACAGCTGTATGGTCGGGCGTCGGACCTCTTTGGCAGGACGAGGCTTTatgtcttctctctcactttcttcgctttggGCTGTCTTGGATGTGGTATGAGTAGAAGTCTAGCTCAAATGGTGGTTGCGAGAGCGATTTGCGGCATAGGAGGTATGCCTGTTTCACTCCATGAGAGTGTAGAGGTGATGGGTAGACATGGACGCTGATTGCGGGTATCGTTGGACGTACCCAGGCGGTGGTCTGATCACCGTCTCTCAAGTATGTGCTTGGGATATACTACCTATGAAATCACGACCACTCTATCAGGCAGTCAACAACGTAACATACGGTGTGAGTATACTCCCCTGCTCATCGCTATCTTTGCATGCGGCCAGAAACTGAATCTCCGCTATTGTGATAGCTCGGCGCAGCTGTCGGTGCATCTCTCGGCGGTCTTCTTTCCGACTCTATAGGATGGCGATTCGCCTATCTCTTCCCTGTCCCTctatccttcttctctaTCTTGGTCTTCTTATATCGTGCTCGACCGAAGCTCGTAGCCTTGAAAGCGGGTAATAGAAGTGATCTTAGAATGGCAGATATCGACATTTCAGGATGCGCACTtcttgtgagtgtttccgtctcctcatcaatcTACAACGCAATGGAGccatcgaagaaggaagatccGGCGGTGTCTGCGGTGTTGGTGAGTTTGAGCTGAACCAGGGGGATGTTGCAGATGTCGGCCATCACACTTTTCATGATCGTCATAAATTtaggaggtggagagataCCCTGGTCGAGCCCAgtcatccctctccttctcgtctgTGCGACCTTAGCGACGATCGTTTTCTACCGACATGAACGAAATGTCGCTCTTCCGGTGTTGCCTGTATCCCTCGTCAAATCCCGACACATGATCTCTCAAGTCGGTCTCAACCTTTTCGGCGCCATGACAATCTTCGGCGTGAGTTGATCCTTGCTCGACCACTCACAAATCTTTGTCACATGATGCTGACCGAGGTACGACGGCTGCTCAGGTGCTTTATCTCATTCCTGTGTATTTCCAGACCACTCTACTGACATCTGCCAGTATCGCCTCTCGTCGTCTGCTATACCCGACTCTCACAGCTCCTATAGGATCCGTATTGACCGGTCTGTTCCTACATCGGCATCGAGACAAATGTCACTTGGCTCAAAGAATCGGTGCTGTCGTCCTATTCGGAGGAGCGATGCTGATGTTCCTCCTGACATTCGAGGACAATCATGGTCGCGGAGAATGGTGGTTCGTCTCCAGATTGATCTGGGTACATGCTGGAATGGGAATATTATTCATATCAAGCTTGATAGATATACTCAACAGTAGTGGGACAGGTGAGCGAAGGGGCTTTTTGAcgcatcttcatcatcccgTGTCAAGGGGCTGTCAGCTGATTGATAGGTGATTGACTGTTTGCTCAGAACACGCAGCTGCTActtccttgatcttcctccttcggTCTTTAGGGACCGTTCTGGGTATCTCGGGCTCTCAGGCTGTCCTCCAGAATGTCCTATACCACCAACTGTCGAGACACATCTCTGGCGACAACGCCCCTCAGATCATCCGTGGGATAAGAGAATCAGTCATTTTTTTACATCAACTGGAACCGACTGTTCGACAAGTCGCGGTGGGATGTTAcgtgagatcgatgagagcAGCATTTGGAGCATTAGCAGGTGTTGCTGGTTGCATCGTGTTATCTGCGGCTCTGGGGATTGGAGCGAGGAGTGGCGAGAATAGtgttgatgacgaagacgaggatcCAACGGAACCACCGTTTAGCGAGGGCATTCCAGTGTTAGATTAACTCTCTGTATTAAATTGCTTGCGACTCTGTCCATTACTGCCTTCGCATTTGCATTGCCTCTCATATCTGTGGCAAGGCACAGCCATCGCCTCTAGGATCACTGCCCGCTGCCCAAACTCGCTTTCCGGTCCTCTTATCCTTGGTCTGAAGGATAATCTGCCCTTTCCCGAATACCACTTGTTCCGGTCCCTGTACAATCTCGACGTCATGGCCCATGGCTCTGAGCTTATCTACCACTTCGTCTGGGATACCATGTTCAAGCGCGACGTGAGAGTTGTAGAACGGTACAGAGCCGGAGGCGGTGTAAGATAGACCACCGATGCAGAATCGCTTCGTGTCGAGAGCCGCCTGAGCGTGGTGGCTACGGTGAACGACATTCCTACCAAGTAAACGAGAATTAGAGTCAGGTTACATTTCTCGTGTCAAAAGTCAGGGAGAGCCTCTTACAAAAACGTTTGGAGATGGCCCTGAGGTTGCATAGCACCACCCATGACGCCGAAGGACATGAACAGCTCGTCGCCTTGTGTGACCATAGCAGCTATCCCCGTCGTCAGCCTTGTTCTTTTAAGACCAGATAGAAAGTCAGCTCACGGATGATTGTGTGGAATGGGCGCTTGCCACCTTCCAACATATTCGGTGATCCTTCCTTGAGGTGGAATCCCATCCCTCTATTTTGGATACTGAATCCACACCCATCAGGAACTACACCAGTACCGAAACCGAGGTAATTGCTATTGATCACTGCAATATGCTTAGCAGCCATTCCGTGTGAAGATCTGAAATGAGGTGTAGGAGCAATCAGACTCACTGGAGATAGCATTACCATCCGAGTCAGCTGCTGTGAAGTACACAGTATCGCTAGTGGGCACAGGTGTGCCTTGATGGTATTGAGCTACAGCCCTGCTGGGATCGAAGAGCTTGGCACGTTCTCTGAGATACTCCTGATCAAGTGAGCCGTCAGTATCCCGATGACGAATTGGAGATAGCGACTTGGTCAATCTAAATCTCACTTTGGAAAGAAGAGCCTCAACTGGCACTTCCGAGAATTCGGGATCTGCTACGTAGGCATGTACATCGGCGAATGCGAGTCTCATAGCTTCTCTGCGAGTGCGAGAGGTCTCATCAGTGCGATGACACAGCATCAACGACCTCTGGTGGCACTCATGATAGCAATGAAAAGTCGAAGACTTACATGAGCGCATGCATCCATTCCGCGCTGCCCTCTGCGTATTCTCTCAGATTCACCACCCCGTCTTCCTGCAGCACGTCCAAGATTCCAAGGGCGATCAGAGCTGCCAACCCTTGGCCGTTTGGAGGACATTCGTGGACTGTCAGCTTCTCAGGTCCGTAAGTATATGAGATAGGTTCGACAAAGTCTGATCTGTGGGAAGCAAGATCCTCGAGGGTCATGAGACTACCACGACGTTGTAGTTCTACGCGACGAAAGGAGTGTCATCAGTCACCTTCCATCAATCACTGCAAGTCTCTCAAAACGACCCCCTCTCCACGGCTGTGATGCATCTGCAAAAGATGAGAGGTCAGACATACCCTTGACGATAGCTTGTGCTATCTCGCCCTTATAAAatccatccttcccatccttcgCCACTGCTCGTAATGTCTTCCCCAATGCGAAATTGCTGAAGTATTCTCCAGCTTTTGGAGTT
Protein-coding regions in this window:
- a CDS encoding gamma-glutamyltransferase, with translation MTAPAYDSYNTIGRRSTVFSTKGVVCSSQALASEAGIRILRSGGNAADAAVAMAAALNVVEPCNTGIGGDVFALFYDASTRTVRAINGSGRSPLALTLPKVREMGIEGSRLEADSIHAATVPGACAAWCDVVEKWGSGKVGLDKILEPAITLAEEGFVVHQQAAYEWSTYIDTLRQQASGTDYPFLIDGETPKAGEYFSNFALGKTLRAVAKDGKDGFYKGEIAQAIVKELQRRGSLMTLEDLASHRSDFVEPISYTYGPEKLTVHECPPNGQGLAALIALGILDVLQEDGVVNLREYAEGSAEWMHALIEAMRLAFADVHAYVADPEFSEVPVEALLSKEYLRERAKLFDPSRAVAQYHQGTPVPTSDTVYFTAADSDGNAISMINSNYLGFGTGVVPDGCGFSIQNRGMGFHLKEGSPNMLEGGKRPFHTIIPAMVTQGDELFMSFGVMGGAMQPQGHLQTFLNVVHRSHHAQAALDTKRFCIGGLSYTASGSVPFYNSHVALEHGIPDEVVDKLRAMGHDVEIVQGPEQVVFGKGQIILQTKDKRTGKRVWAAGSDPRGDGCALPQI